CACCCAGGAACAGACAGACCTGCCCGCTTTTCGCCGCAACGGCTACATCAGCGCCTTCGGCGAAGGCTGGGGCCTTTACTGCGAATACCTGGGGGAAGAGGCCGGCTTCTACCGCACCCCCTATGAGCGCTTTGGCCGCCTGATCTTCGACGCCTGGCGCGCCGCCCGCCTGGTGGTGGACACCGGCATCCACTGGTACGGCTGGGACAGGGACAAGGCCCTCAAATACATGGCCGACAACACCGGCCTGGCCTTGCACAACGTCCAGACCGAGACCGACCGCTACATCAGCTGGCCGGCCCAGGCCCTGTCCTACAAGCTGGGTGAACTGACCATCAAGCGCCTGCGGGAGAAGGCTCAGGGCGAGCTGGGTGACAAGTTCGACATCCGCCGCTTCCACGACGCCCTGCTGGCCAACGGCGCCGTGCCCCTGTCGGTGATGGAGCAGCAGATAGACGCCTTTATCGCCGCCGAAAAGGCCCGCAAGGCCGACTAAAAGCCGGCAAAGGCCACACACCGAGCCCCCTCAAGCAGGGGGCTTTTTTACGACTTTACCTTCGCCAATGATGGGGTTAGCTTAGTTTTCCTAAGGTTTTACCCGGGTCGCCATGGCGCCCCCATTACCAACGGCCAAGAACGGCCATCCCAGGCGCAGGCGCTTTGGGTACAAGGATGTTATGAGCAGATATCAGCCATTAGCCCATTACCTCTCGGCTTTGGACGCTCCTTATATCGCCCTGTCTTTTGACCAGATAGAGACGATCCTGGGCGGCGCCCTGCCGGCCAGTGCCTATCGGCATTCCGCCTGGTGGGCCAATTCCCGAACCGACGATTCCCACAGCTGGGCGCATTTGTGGATTGCCGCCGGCTGGCAAGTCACGGATCTCGACTTACCCGGCCGCCAGGTCAGCTTTACCAGGCAAGAGTCCTATGACTTTGACAGCCCAAGGGCCATGGAGGGTTACGCAGTCGACCGGCAGATACTGGCGCGCCATCGCAATACCAGCCTTGCCCTGCAGCGCAGGCAAATGGACGGCTACCGTTGCCAGGCCTGTGGTTTTGCCAAGGAAATAGCAGGGCAGTGGATCATCGACGTCCACCATATCAACCCCCTTGCCGCCACAGGGGAGACGCAGACCCGGCTGGAAGACCTGGTATCTCTATGCCCAACCTGCCACCGCATTGCCCACACCCAAAACCCGCCCCTCAAGTTGTCCGCCATCAGGGAGGCGTTAGGCCTTCAAAGCGGACCAGACATGGATAACCCATTAAGGATGAAGAATGTATCTGATTGATTCTGATGACCAAGCAGCCCTGCTGAGGGTGGTTGAAGACATCGACAACCTGGACGATGTGGAACACCTGGACCTGGGGGACATCAATACCCTGGCATTGCTTGAGTTGGCTCCCGACGCCATGAAGTGGCCCCAGGGAAAACCTCTGATCTTCAACGAGGAACAAGGGCTGATGTTGATTCGCTATTCAACCGACGCTTTGGCCTGGTTTCAGCAAAACCTCGAGGCTCTGGAAGAATTCGGGGTAGAAGCGGAGGCCGTGTCGGCATTTTGCGCCAAACCAAGAGCCAGCCTGCATTGCCTGGATAGCTTTTAAAACAATCTTGTTCTTCACCGCTCGGCCCTAAGGCCAAGGCACTGCCTTAAACATGCGTAATGGATGACGCTTCATGCAAAGAATTATCGGCTCACTCGTCTTCACCAAAATCAACAGCCCTCATCACAAGGAACGGTATGACTTGGTGTCGGAGCAGGTGGAAATCCCCCTGCTGGGTGGAAAAGCGGTTGCTATCGACCTGAACTGCAGCATCGAGGAGATCGACGAGCACGAGGATGAGATAGCCGCCACTTTGGCCAACTTCCTGTCGATGGCACCGGAGCGAATCAACGACTTGAAGGCGCATCTTTTCGCCTTCTATCAGGACTTCTTCCTCGATGTCGGGGACGACCTGCTGGATGAAATGCCCTACCAGGAAAATGATGAAAACATCTTGGATTTCATTTCCCTGTCCAGGGTCACCCTCTCGCACAGCGAACAAACAAAGCGCTGTTATGTGGTGGTGAGTGGCGGTTGCGACTGGGAAATCGAGCATGGGCTGTCGGTCTCATTCGAAAACGGCAACCGACTGGTCTGGGTAGGAGAGGCCTCTGGCGATCTTTATCACACTGATGCCAAAGGAAATGTCGATACAGAGAATCTTATCTACCGGGGTCATTTTTTATCAACAAAAATGGCCTGACATGCCGTAAGGTAGAAATTGTATGTAAAACACCCGACAGCAGCAGTGTCGGCCATGGTAAGGCCAAGGCGGCCTCCAGATACCCATCAAGGAAGGTAAAAGTGAACACCAAGCATCACATCATCGCCCTTTTACTGGGCATTGCGTACCTGTTCGCCGTCATCTGGCCTATCGGCCTCGGTGCCGCCATTGCCATACCGGCCCAGTGGCTGGCCCCCTGGGTGCAGGAGACCCCCATACTGGCCTTCGCCGTGGTCAACCTGGTCAGCCTGGGCCTGCCCATGCTGCTGGTGCTGGTGCCGCTGGTGCTGATACTGCGCTACTGCTGGGCGCCAGAGGGCCGCCTGCCCTATCTGTTGCTG
This is a stretch of genomic DNA from Gallaecimonas xiamenensis 3-C-1. It encodes these proteins:
- a CDS encoding HNH endonuclease encodes the protein MSRYQPLAHYLSALDAPYIALSFDQIETILGGALPASAYRHSAWWANSRTDDSHSWAHLWIAAGWQVTDLDLPGRQVSFTRQESYDFDSPRAMEGYAVDRQILARHRNTSLALQRRQMDGYRCQACGFAKEIAGQWIIDVHHINPLAATGETQTRLEDLVSLCPTCHRIAHTQNPPLKLSAIREALGLQSGPDMDNPLRMKNVSD
- a CDS encoding DUF6985 domain-containing protein, producing MQRIIGSLVFTKINSPHHKERYDLVSEQVEIPLLGGKAVAIDLNCSIEEIDEHEDEIAATLANFLSMAPERINDLKAHLFAFYQDFFLDVGDDLLDEMPYQENDENILDFISLSRVTLSHSEQTKRCYVVVSGGCDWEIEHGLSVSFENGNRLVWVGEASGDLYHTDAKGNVDTENLIYRGHFLSTKMA